In Mycobacterium sp. ITM-2016-00317, the genomic window GAAGAGGCTCAAAGGCAATCCCCCAATCGTCCCTGTCGACCGTAACCCGATGACGAGGTATTCCGGTGCGCCAATCTGCCGCCGGGCGTGGGTACGATTCGGCGAGGGCTGAGGGGAGGTGCCGGCATGGAGGAATACGGAATCCGCACCGGCACCTCGGGCTGGTTCGCCGACCCGTGGAACCCGGCGTCGTTGAGGTACTTCGACGGTGACCGATGGACCGGCCACGTCATGGATTCTCCGGCCGCAGCGCTTCCGCAGATCGCCGGGTATCCGCTCGGCGAGACCATTCTCTATCTGAGGGCGATCGTCAGTAGGTTCGACCGCGACATCGCCTGCGCCATCGAGGGAGACGACGGGCGACACCTCGGCTGGATCGGACCTGCGGCCGATGTGCCGGCTCTACGACTGAGCGCCTCGGATCAGAAGTTCGCGATGCTCGACCCCGGTGGTGCATCGAAAGCGTTCATCGTGCGTGCCGGTGGCCGAAATGACCAGCGCCTCACCTTGATCGACAACGAGGGCCGGCTTCTGGGGCAGCTGCGACAAGTCAGTACGTACTGGCGTCAACTGTTGCGCACATCGCGGATCACGATGCAGATCGAGTCCAGGGAACATGAATTGGCGAAGGCGGATGTGTCCATCGATCCCCACAGACGTGATGCGCGCGTGGCCGAACCGATCCGCGACGGCACCGGGGGAGTATTGGCGACCGTGGAACGGCAATGGCGACCCACCTCGTCGATGACCGACCACTTCGA contains:
- a CDS encoding DUF2510 domain-containing protein; the protein is MDSPAAALPQIAGYPLGETILYLRAIVSRFDRDIACAIEGDDGRHLGWIGPAADVPALRLSASDQKFAMLDPGGASKAFIVRAGGRNDQRLTLIDNEGRLLGQLRQVSTYWRQLLRTSRITMQIESREHELAKADVSIDPHRRDARVAEPIRDGTGGVLATVERQWRPTSSMTDHFDYRLNCLRRSSDPLPTLLLVTAFAHYLYDRLAVGGAVGALGKAISRPTWEV